One region of Bubalus kerabau isolate K-KA32 ecotype Philippines breed swamp buffalo chromosome 6, PCC_UOA_SB_1v2, whole genome shotgun sequence genomic DNA includes:
- the AKR1A1 gene encoding aldo-keto reductase family 1 member A1 isoform X1: MLNARPPATPLGGASSSPPGLSACIKLGRVSPAVHQSRKLRLTWWLAGHRTELGSHTTLLTLCAEVKAAIKYALSVGYRHIDCAAIYGNETEIGEALKENVGPGKLVPREELFVTSKLWNTKHHPKDVEPALRKTLADLQLEYLDLYLMHWPYAFERGDSPFPKNADGTIRYDSTHYKETWRALEALVAKGLVRALGLSNFNSRQTDDVLSVASVRPAVLQVECHPYLAQNELIAHCQARGLEVTAYSPLGSSDRAWRDPEEPVLLKEPVVLALAEKHGRSPAQILLRWQVQRKVICIPKSVTPSRILENIQVFDFTFSPEEMKQLDALNKNLRFIVPMLTVDGKRVPRDAGHPLYPFNDPY, encoded by the exons ATGCTGAACGCCCGGCCCCCGGCCACTCCTCTGGGAGGAGCTTCCTCATCACCGCCAGGCTTAAGTGCCTGCATCAAGCTTGGGCGGGTGTCTCCTGCTGTCCACCAATCCCGGAAGCTGAGGCTCACTTGGTGGCTAGCAGGGCACAGGACTGAGCTGGGAAGCCACACTACCCTGTTAACGCTCTGTGCCGAG GTTAAAGCAGCTATTAAGTATGCCCTGAGTGTAGGCTACCGCCACATTGACTGTGCTGCTATCTATGGCAATGAGACTGAAATCGGGGAAGCCCTGAAGGAGAATGTGGGACCTGGCAAG TTGGTGCCTCGGGAGGAGCTCTTTGTGACTTCCAAGCTGTGGAACACAAAGCACCACCCCAAGGATGTGGAGCCTGCCCTCCGGAAGACACTTGCTGACCTGCAGCTGGAGTATCTGGACCTGTACCTGATGCACTGGCCTTACGCCTTTGA GCGGGGAGACAGCCCCTTCCCTAAGAATGCTGATGGGACTATACGCTATGACTCCACCCACTACAAGGAGACCTGGAGGGCTCTGGAGGCACTCGTGGCTAAGGGGCTGGTGCGGGCTCTGGGCCTGTCCAACTTCAACAGTCGGCAGACTGACGATGTGCTCAGCGTGGCCTCTGTACGCCCAGCTGTCCTGCAG GTGGAATGCCACCCGTACTTGGCTCAGAATGAGCTGATTGCCCACTGCCAAGCACGAGGCCTGGAGGTGACTGCTTatagccctctgggctcctctgatCGTGCGTGGCGTGATCCTGAGGAGCCTGTCCTGCTTAAGGAGCCAGTGGTCCTGGCACTGGCTGAAAAGCATGGTCGATCTCCAGCTCAGATCTTGCTCAG GTGGCAGGTCCAGCGGAAAGTGATCTGCATCCCCAAGAGTGTCACGCCTTCCCGTATCCTTGAGAACATCCAG GTGTTTGACTTCACCTTTAGCCCAGAGGAGATGAAACAGCTGGATGCCCTGAATAAAAATTTGCGATTCATTGTGCCCATGCTTACG GTGGATGGGAAGAGGGTCCCAAGAGATGCAGGGCACCCTCTGTACCCCTTCAATGACCCATATTGA
- the AKR1A1 gene encoding aldo-keto reductase family 1 member A1 isoform X2, translated as MAAPCILLHTGQKMPLIGLGTWKSDPGQVKAAIKYALSVGYRHIDCAAIYGNETEIGEALKENVGPGKLVPREELFVTSKLWNTKHHPKDVEPALRKTLADLQLEYLDLYLMHWPYAFERGDSPFPKNADGTIRYDSTHYKETWRALEALVAKGLVRALGLSNFNSRQTDDVLSVASVRPAVLQVECHPYLAQNELIAHCQARGLEVTAYSPLGSSDRAWRDPEEPVLLKEPVVLALAEKHGRSPAQILLRWQVQRKVICIPKSVTPSRILENIQVFDFTFSPEEMKQLDALNKNLRFIVPMLTVDGKRVPRDAGHPLYPFNDPY; from the exons ATGGCGGCTCCCTGTATCCTCCTACACACTGGGCAGAAGATGCCCCTGATTGGACTGGGCACCTGGAAGAGCGACCCTGGCCAG GTTAAAGCAGCTATTAAGTATGCCCTGAGTGTAGGCTACCGCCACATTGACTGTGCTGCTATCTATGGCAATGAGACTGAAATCGGGGAAGCCCTGAAGGAGAATGTGGGACCTGGCAAG TTGGTGCCTCGGGAGGAGCTCTTTGTGACTTCCAAGCTGTGGAACACAAAGCACCACCCCAAGGATGTGGAGCCTGCCCTCCGGAAGACACTTGCTGACCTGCAGCTGGAGTATCTGGACCTGTACCTGATGCACTGGCCTTACGCCTTTGA GCGGGGAGACAGCCCCTTCCCTAAGAATGCTGATGGGACTATACGCTATGACTCCACCCACTACAAGGAGACCTGGAGGGCTCTGGAGGCACTCGTGGCTAAGGGGCTGGTGCGGGCTCTGGGCCTGTCCAACTTCAACAGTCGGCAGACTGACGATGTGCTCAGCGTGGCCTCTGTACGCCCAGCTGTCCTGCAG GTGGAATGCCACCCGTACTTGGCTCAGAATGAGCTGATTGCCCACTGCCAAGCACGAGGCCTGGAGGTGACTGCTTatagccctctgggctcctctgatCGTGCGTGGCGTGATCCTGAGGAGCCTGTCCTGCTTAAGGAGCCAGTGGTCCTGGCACTGGCTGAAAAGCATGGTCGATCTCCAGCTCAGATCTTGCTCAG GTGGCAGGTCCAGCGGAAAGTGATCTGCATCCCCAAGAGTGTCACGCCTTCCCGTATCCTTGAGAACATCCAG GTGTTTGACTTCACCTTTAGCCCAGAGGAGATGAAACAGCTGGATGCCCTGAATAAAAATTTGCGATTCATTGTGCCCATGCTTACG GTGGATGGGAAGAGGGTCCCAAGAGATGCAGGGCACCCTCTGTACCCCTTCAATGACCCATATTGA